A portion of the Gigantopelta aegis isolate Gae_Host chromosome 10, Gae_host_genome, whole genome shotgun sequence genome contains these proteins:
- the LOC121384023 gene encoding uncharacterized protein LOC121384023 isoform X1, producing MLNYRREIGLLHSVTGNDFRRNIAYHKKAWQSSVAFNATADLAVDGNTTTNWIGGSCTSTALSDPSPWWVVDLGKSYNISEVIVSNRGDCCGERLHDFSIELFLVDPTTNAENGIVCAKESGAVPNGFTIKYPCVPGTSGRYLRIHKTKVLSAKDVLTLCEVYVVGIPYSQRCPEGFFSEDDNCYYVSNNTANWLNASMQCQAMGSSLAIPATYDEDADLSKQLFKTAKPGDLYWLGAKEQGSSGGKWKTANTGHEGLEYTNWEHEETNNCVVMSQPVEFKWEIKPCGGSYHFICRTSLQKSM from the exons ATGTTGAACTACAGACGAGAAATTGGATTATTACACTCAG TGACAGGAAACGACTTCCGCAGGAACATAGCCTATCACAAGAAAGCCTGGCAGTCTTCAGTAGCATTCAACGCCACCGCAGACCTCGCCGTCGACGGCAACACCACTACCAACTGGATCGGGGGGTCGTGCACGTCAACGGCACTGAGCGACCCGTCTCCCTGGTGGGTGGTCGACCTCGGCAAAAGCTACAACATCAGCGAGGTGATCGTATCAAACCGTGGCGACTGTTGTG GAGAAAGACTGCACGACTTCTCTATAGAATTGTTCTTGGTGGATCCAACTACAAATGCAGAAAATGGCATCGTATGCGCTAAGGAAAGTGGTGCAGTTCCAAATGGATTCACCATTAAATATCCGTGCGTTCCTGGAACCTCTGGTAGATATCTTCGCATTCATAAGACTAAAGTACTTTCTGCTAAAGATGTTTTGACGCTGTGTGAAGTTTACGTTGTGGGAATTCCTTACAGTCAAA GATGTCCGGAAGGATTTTTCAGCGAAGACGACAACTGTTATTATGTCTCAAACAATACTGCAAACTGGCTGAATGCGAGT ATGCAGTGCCAGGCTATGGGTTCCAGTCTTGCAATACCAGCGACATATGACGAAGATGCTGATCTGTCGAAGCAACTCTTTAAGACTGCGAAGCCAG GAGACTTGTACTGGCTTGGCGCCAAGGAGCAGGGCTCGTCTGGCGGTAAATGGAAGACTGCGAACACGGGACATGAAGGGCTGGAGTACACCAACTGGGAACATGAGGAGACCAACAACTGCGTGGTGATGTCGCAACCCGTCGAGTTCAAGTGGGAGATCAAACCGTGCGGCGGCAGCTACCACTTCATCTGCCGCACGTCACTACAGAAATCGATGTAA
- the LOC121384023 gene encoding uncharacterized protein LOC121384023 isoform X2 has translation MDVTGNDFRRNIAYHKKAWQSSVAFNATADLAVDGNTTTNWIGGSCTSTALSDPSPWWVVDLGKSYNISEVIVSNRGDCCGERLHDFSIELFLVDPTTNAENGIVCAKESGAVPNGFTIKYPCVPGTSGRYLRIHKTKVLSAKDVLTLCEVYVVGIPYSQRCPEGFFSEDDNCYYVSNNTANWLNASMQCQAMGSSLAIPATYDEDADLSKQLFKTAKPGDLYWLGAKEQGSSGGKWKTANTGHEGLEYTNWEHEETNNCVVMSQPVEFKWEIKPCGGSYHFICRTSLQKSM, from the exons ATGGATG TGACAGGAAACGACTTCCGCAGGAACATAGCCTATCACAAGAAAGCCTGGCAGTCTTCAGTAGCATTCAACGCCACCGCAGACCTCGCCGTCGACGGCAACACCACTACCAACTGGATCGGGGGGTCGTGCACGTCAACGGCACTGAGCGACCCGTCTCCCTGGTGGGTGGTCGACCTCGGCAAAAGCTACAACATCAGCGAGGTGATCGTATCAAACCGTGGCGACTGTTGTG GAGAAAGACTGCACGACTTCTCTATAGAATTGTTCTTGGTGGATCCAACTACAAATGCAGAAAATGGCATCGTATGCGCTAAGGAAAGTGGTGCAGTTCCAAATGGATTCACCATTAAATATCCGTGCGTTCCTGGAACCTCTGGTAGATATCTTCGCATTCATAAGACTAAAGTACTTTCTGCTAAAGATGTTTTGACGCTGTGTGAAGTTTACGTTGTGGGAATTCCTTACAGTCAAA GATGTCCGGAAGGATTTTTCAGCGAAGACGACAACTGTTATTATGTCTCAAACAATACTGCAAACTGGCTGAATGCGAGT ATGCAGTGCCAGGCTATGGGTTCCAGTCTTGCAATACCAGCGACATATGACGAAGATGCTGATCTGTCGAAGCAACTCTTTAAGACTGCGAAGCCAG GAGACTTGTACTGGCTTGGCGCCAAGGAGCAGGGCTCGTCTGGCGGTAAATGGAAGACTGCGAACACGGGACATGAAGGGCTGGAGTACACCAACTGGGAACATGAGGAGACCAACAACTGCGTGGTGATGTCGCAACCCGTCGAGTTCAAGTGGGAGATCAAACCGTGCGGCGGCAGCTACCACTTCATCTGCCGCACGTCACTACAGAAATCGATGTAA